A portion of the Polaribacter cellanae genome contains these proteins:
- the hisA gene encoding 1-(5-phosphoribosyl)-5-[(5-phosphoribosylamino)methylideneamino]imidazole-4-carboxamide isomerase, with protein sequence MRIIPAIDIIEGKCVRLTKGDYNTKKIYNENPLEVAKEFEASGIEYLHVVDLDGAKASEIINHKVLEQIASKTNLKIDFGGGLKSDKDLEIAFNSGANQITGGSIAVKNPTIFESWISRYGSEKIILGADFYPDNSGGKIATNGWQEESSLALIPFIANYQKKGIQYVICTDISKDGMLQGPSFEIYKEILSVRAQSRTNNDLSTALKETGPLKLIASGGISTFDEIPKLAENGCEGVIIGKAIYENKISLKQLEKFIVDGL encoded by the coding sequence ATGAGAATAATACCAGCAATAGACATCATTGAAGGAAAATGTGTTCGACTCACAAAAGGCGATTACAATACAAAGAAGATTTATAACGAAAATCCGTTAGAAGTAGCCAAAGAATTTGAAGCTTCAGGAATCGAGTATTTACATGTTGTAGATTTAGATGGTGCAAAAGCGAGCGAGATTATCAATCATAAAGTTTTAGAACAAATTGCATCAAAAACCAACTTAAAAATTGATTTTGGTGGTGGTTTAAAGTCTGATAAAGATTTAGAAATTGCTTTTAATTCTGGTGCAAATCAAATTACAGGAGGTAGTATAGCTGTAAAAAATCCTACAATTTTCGAAAGTTGGATTTCTAGATATGGCTCCGAAAAAATTATTTTAGGTGCCGATTTTTATCCAGATAATTCTGGTGGAAAAATAGCAACCAATGGTTGGCAAGAAGAAAGTTCTTTGGCATTGATTCCTTTTATTGCAAATTATCAGAAAAAAGGAATTCAATATGTAATTTGTACAGATATTTCTAAAGACGGCATGTTACAAGGTCCGAGTTTTGAAATTTATAAGGAAATATTGTCAGTTAGAGCGCAGTCGAGAACTAATAATGACCTTTCAACTGCGTTAAAGGAGACAGGTCCATTAAAACTAATAGCATCTGGAGGAATTTCAACTTTTGATGAAATCCCAAAACTAGCAGAAAATGGTTGCGAAGGTGTAATTATTGGAAAAGCGATTTACGAAAATAAAATTAGCTTAAAACAGTTAGAAAAATTTATAGTTGATGGTTTATAG
- the hisF gene encoding imidazole glycerol phosphate synthase subunit HisF — translation MLTKRIIPCLDIKNGRTVKGVNFVNLIDAGDPVALAKQYADLGADELVFLDISATLEGRKTMREMVLKVAEQVNIPFTVGGGISTVEDVDVLLQCGADKVSINSSAIKRPELINELVDKFGSQCVVVAIDAKQIKGKWFVHLAGGTIPTDINLFDWAKEVEKRGAGEILFTSMNNDGTKAGFANEALAKLSTELNIPIIASGGAGTVQHFIDTFVEGKSDAALAASVFHFGEIPILELKQKLKENNIPVRI, via the coding sequence ATGTTAACAAAAAGAATAATACCTTGTTTAGATATTAAAAACGGAAGAACTGTAAAAGGTGTAAATTTCGTTAATTTAATTGATGCTGGAGATCCTGTAGCTTTAGCAAAACAATATGCTGATTTAGGTGCAGATGAATTAGTATTTCTCGATATTTCTGCCACTTTAGAGGGTAGAAAAACCATGAGAGAAATGGTTTTAAAAGTTGCAGAACAGGTAAATATTCCATTTACAGTAGGTGGTGGAATTTCTACTGTAGAAGATGTAGATGTATTGCTACAATGTGGTGCAGATAAGGTCTCTATAAACTCATCAGCAATAAAAAGACCAGAATTAATAAACGAATTGGTAGATAAATTTGGTAGCCAATGTGTGGTGGTTGCCATTGATGCGAAGCAAATTAAAGGAAAATGGTTTGTGCATTTGGCTGGAGGAACCATTCCTACAGATATTAATTTATTTGATTGGGCAAAAGAAGTCGAAAAACGTGGAGCAGGAGAAATACTATTTACTTCTATGAATAACGATGGAACCAAAGCTGGTTTTGCAAATGAAGCTTTGGCAAAATTATCAACTGAATTAAATATACCAATAATTGCTTCTGGTGGTGCAGGAACTGTGCAACATTTTATAGATACTTTTGTAGAAGGAAAATCGGACGCAGCTTTAGCAGCGAGTGTTTTTCATTTTGGCGAAATTCCTATTTTAGAATTAAAACAAAAATTAAAAGAGAATAATATTCCTGTAAGAATATAA
- the hisIE gene encoding bifunctional phosphoribosyl-AMP cyclohydrolase/phosphoribosyl-ATP diphosphatase HisIE: MNIDFNKNNDGLVPAIIQDATTKNVLMLGYMNEEAFTKTQETKIVTFFSRTKDRLWTKGEESGNVLHLVDMKLDCDNDTLLISVNPKGPTCHKGSDTCWNEKNNANYGFFSTLENVIAARIANKNTKKSYVASLFAKGINKVAQKVGEEAVETVIEAMDTNDELFLYESADLLFHYLMLLQAKGFTLKDIEAELMKRQK; the protein is encoded by the coding sequence ATGAACATAGATTTCAATAAAAATAACGACGGATTAGTACCAGCAATCATTCAAGATGCCACCACAAAAAATGTGTTAATGTTGGGGTATATGAACGAAGAAGCTTTTACTAAAACACAAGAAACCAAAATAGTAACATTTTTCAGCAGAACTAAAGATAGACTTTGGACCAAAGGTGAAGAAAGTGGAAATGTGTTACATTTAGTCGACATGAAATTAGATTGCGATAACGATACTTTATTAATCTCTGTAAATCCAAAAGGACCAACGTGCCATAAAGGTTCAGATACTTGTTGGAACGAAAAAAATAATGCTAATTATGGCTTTTTTTCAACTTTAGAAAATGTAATCGCAGCAAGAATTGCGAATAAAAACACTAAAAAATCTTATGTGGCAAGTTTATTTGCAAAAGGCATTAATAAAGTCGCGCAAAAAGTAGGAGAGGAAGCTGTGGAAACCGTTATAGAAGCAATGGATACTAACGACGAATTGTTTTTATACGAATCTGCAGATTTACTGTTTCATTATTTAATGTTGTTGCAGGCAAAAGGTTTTACCTTAAAAGATATCGAAGCAGAATTGATGAAAAGACAAAAATGA
- a CDS encoding DMT family transporter codes for MKANKSQILIIIAFISIYVIWGSTYLFNKVAVTELPPFFLACIRFSTAGVLMLLIAKIFGFSFKINKKQILNSAIASLFFLILGNSVFVWALQFVDSGFAALIASTQPLFVLLILRFMDRKPMQKKSIIGVCLGITGMILLVSQKELVTSEETILGILVMLGCVLGWSYGGVFVSKASLPKNFFVSTGIQMVIAGAVLGILSLFFQENWTSPFNWSANVQISMLLLIILGGIVAFTAFNYLLKVVSTEKVATSAYVNPVIALFMGWYFLDEKISLQSIIASAILLTGVYFITSRKRKVKNVTGTAKT; via the coding sequence ATGAAAGCGAATAAATCTCAAATTTTAATTATTATAGCATTTATATCCATTTATGTTATTTGGGGTTCTACCTATTTATTTAACAAGGTTGCAGTAACCGAATTACCACCATTTTTTTTAGCTTGTATTCGTTTTTCCACAGCAGGAGTTTTAATGCTGTTAATTGCCAAAATCTTTGGCTTTAGTTTTAAAATCAATAAAAAGCAAATCTTAAATTCAGCCATTGCATCTTTATTTTTTTTAATTTTAGGAAATAGCGTTTTTGTTTGGGCTTTACAGTTTGTAGATAGTGGCTTTGCTGCGTTAATTGCCTCTACACAACCTTTATTTGTATTGTTAATTTTGCGTTTTATGGACAGAAAACCAATGCAAAAAAAATCGATTATTGGAGTTTGTTTAGGAATTACAGGAATGATTTTATTGGTAAGTCAAAAAGAATTAGTTACTTCAGAAGAAACCATTTTAGGAATCTTGGTAATGTTGGGCTGTGTTTTAGGTTGGAGTTATGGAGGTGTTTTTGTTTCGAAAGCAAGTTTACCAAAAAACTTCTTTGTAAGTACAGGAATACAAATGGTAATTGCTGGTGCTGTTTTAGGAATTTTAAGTCTTTTTTTTCAAGAAAATTGGACTTCTCCTTTCAACTGGAGTGCTAACGTTCAAATATCGATGTTACTATTAATTATTTTGGGCGGAATTGTCGCTTTTACAGCATTTAATTATTTATTAAAAGTAGTTTCAACCGAAAAAGTAGCAACTTCTGCTTATGTAAACCCTGTAATTGCTTTATTTATGGGATGGTATTTTTTAGATGAAAAAATCTCCCTACAATCTATAATTGCTTCTGCAATTTTATTAACAGGTGTTTATTTTATTACCTCCAGAAAAAGAAAAGTAAAAAATGTAACAGGAACTGCTAAAACTTAA
- a CDS encoding YihY/virulence factor BrkB family protein gives MQAKTILKDFPKLLKKTGSNWIDSGPFELSAIVAYYAILSLPALIVIILNLVGNIWGKEIVQGELLDEITSAVGIQTAESIRVMMLDRGDESVSIFTTIIGVGTLIYGATGVFYQLQAAFDKIWKVKENTNTNGFLKIIFDRLKSFGFILIIGFLLLISFVLTALISAFSRRIEKFVPDNLFEYIYVVDFLMSILFIYMLFAAMFKYLPSKKVRWRAVKVGAALTAFLFAIGKYLLAWYFSEMEPASTYGAAGSVILIMLWVSYSSLILFFGAHFTKVYADMYFE, from the coding sequence GTGCAAGCAAAAACAATACTAAAAGATTTTCCTAAATTATTAAAGAAAACAGGAAGCAATTGGATAGATAGTGGTCCTTTCGAATTAAGTGCCATTGTTGCCTATTATGCTATTTTATCTTTGCCTGCTTTAATCGTAATTATTTTAAATTTAGTAGGAAACATTTGGGGAAAAGAAATTGTGCAAGGAGAATTGTTAGACGAAATTACAAGTGCTGTCGGAATTCAAACAGCAGAATCTATAAGAGTAATGATGTTAGATAGAGGAGATGAATCTGTCTCTATTTTTACCACAATTATTGGTGTTGGAACACTTATTTATGGTGCAACAGGTGTTTTTTATCAACTACAAGCTGCGTTCGATAAAATATGGAAAGTAAAAGAAAATACAAATACAAACGGATTCTTAAAAATAATTTTCGATCGACTAAAAAGCTTTGGTTTCATTTTAATTATTGGTTTTTTATTGCTAATTAGTTTTGTCTTAACCGCTTTAATTAGTGCATTTAGCAGACGAATAGAAAAGTTTGTGCCAGATAATTTGTTTGAATATATCTATGTTGTAGATTTCTTAATGTCCATCTTATTTATTTATATGTTATTCGCAGCAATGTTTAAATATTTACCAAGTAAAAAAGTACGTTGGCGAGCCGTAAAAGTAGGAGCAGCTTTAACAGCCTTTTTATTTGCAATTGGTAAATATTTGTTGGCTTGGTATTTTAGTGAAATGGAGCCAGCATCTACTTATGGAGCAGCAGGTTCTGTAATTTTAATTATGTTGTGGGTTTCGTATTCGAGTTTAATTCTCTTTTTTGGAGCACATTTTACAAAAGTGTATGCAGATATGTATTTTGAATAA
- a CDS encoding MFS transporter, with product MKKSISEKVYFFFNTDDKNVDEHLPRNYFLLLISSIFTKLGDTLSNPKTVLAWIMNYINAPVYMISFIVPIRESGSMLPQIFLASYIKTKAKRKWVFVFGSILQFVSIFAIGLTAYFFEGVLAGGLIILFLIIFSLSRSLCSVSSKDVLGKTIPKDKRGKLKGYTVSVSGVLVLLAGLFLMYKSKNDASLLFYSGILVFASSMWLISAFIYSKIKECKSDIEENKDTWKEVLQRIKIVKKDAHFRNFIIARSLLLCSALTAPFYVLLAQENIGKESYLLGLFIIANGVASILSAPVWGKMADISSKNVMTFATVIASILGVGMFVIIEVFTDFSKVFWLYPVAFFFLGIAHSGIRLGRKTYVINMAEGNKRTDYVAVSNTIIGLILLVTGGISALASILSVELVLLVLSLFGLLGAFMSYKLPNVEAA from the coding sequence ATGAAAAAATCCATTTCAGAAAAAGTATATTTCTTTTTTAATACTGATGATAAAAATGTTGATGAGCATTTGCCAAGAAATTACTTTTTACTTTTAATAAGTAGTATTTTTACGAAATTAGGAGACACTTTAAGCAACCCAAAAACAGTATTGGCTTGGATTATGAATTATATAAACGCACCAGTTTATATGATTAGTTTTATTGTGCCAATTAGAGAATCTGGCTCTATGTTGCCCCAAATATTTTTAGCAAGTTACATAAAAACCAAGGCAAAAAGAAAGTGGGTTTTTGTTTTTGGTTCTATTTTACAATTTGTTTCCATTTTTGCAATTGGTTTAACCGCGTATTTTTTTGAAGGTGTTCTTGCAGGAGGTTTAATCATTTTATTTCTGATAATTTTTAGCCTGTCAAGAAGTTTATGTTCTGTTAGTTCTAAAGATGTTTTAGGGAAAACAATTCCAAAAGACAAACGTGGAAAATTAAAGGGATATACAGTTTCTGTTTCAGGAGTTTTAGTTTTGTTGGCTGGGTTGTTTTTAATGTATAAATCTAAAAACGATGCTTCTCTCCTATTTTATAGCGGAATTTTGGTTTTTGCGAGTTCTATGTGGTTGATTTCAGCATTTATTTATTCAAAAATAAAAGAATGTAAAAGCGACATTGAAGAAAATAAAGATACTTGGAAAGAAGTTTTACAGAGAATTAAAATTGTAAAAAAAGATGCTCATTTTAGGAACTTTATTATTGCACGTTCTCTTTTATTATGTTCGGCTTTAACGGCTCCTTTTTATGTTTTATTGGCACAAGAAAATATTGGTAAAGAAAGTTATTTGTTAGGCTTGTTTATTATCGCAAACGGAGTTGCGTCTATTTTAAGTGCGCCAGTTTGGGGAAAAATGGCAGATATTTCAAGTAAAAATGTGATGACTTTTGCAACGGTAATAGCGTCTATTTTAGGTGTTGGAATGTTTGTGATTATTGAAGTATTTACAGACTTTTCGAAAGTTTTTTGGTTGTATCCTGTGGCTTTTTTCTTTTTAGGAATTGCACATAGTGGTATTCGATTGGGAAGAAAAACCTATGTTATAAATATGGCTGAAGGAAACAAAAGAACAGATTATGTAGCTGTTAGCAATACTATAATCGGTTTAATTTTGTTAGTTACTGGAGGAATTAGTGCTTTAGCTTCAATATTGTCTGTAGAATTGGTGTTATTAGTTTTATCCTTATTTGGACTTTTAGGTGCTTTTATGAGTTATAAATTACCAAATGTAGAAGCTGCATAA
- a CDS encoding NAD-dependent succinate-semialdehyde dehydrogenase, which yields MKKITTVNPATEEEIKSYDRISSTEAKEKIAKANETYKTWKKTSFKERSKLMNKLASIFEENIEEYAQLATQEMGKIIKQSRAEIEKCAKICRYYADNIEELLADITVKTEAKKSYVTFKPLGVILAVMPWNFPFYQVIRFAIPVVTTGNTGILKHASNVQGCAFALENAFKKAGFPEGVFTNLNLDSKDIKEIIEDKNIVAVTLTGSEPAGRSVAKIAGENLKKTVLELGGSDAYIILEDADLEKATDLATYGRLQNNGQTCIAAKRFIVLEEIYDDFLKLFTQKMKDAKMGEPTNEDVYYGPMARVDLRDELHEQVEKTIKEGGKLVLGGKIPDRKGAYYPATILADLKAGMTGFDEELFGPVASVIKVKTEEEAIELANNSTFGLGSGVITGNSKRGENVALQLEAGNSFVNKLVVSDPRLPFGGIKNSGYGRELSGYGIREFVNIKSIWID from the coding sequence ATGAAAAAGATAACCACAGTAAACCCTGCCACAGAAGAAGAAATAAAAAGTTACGATAGAATTTCTTCGACAGAAGCGAAAGAAAAAATAGCCAAAGCGAATGAAACTTATAAAACTTGGAAAAAAACAAGTTTTAAAGAACGTTCGAAATTAATGAATAAATTAGCCAGTATTTTTGAAGAAAATATTGAAGAATATGCACAATTAGCAACTCAAGAAATGGGTAAAATAATTAAGCAATCTCGTGCAGAAATAGAAAAATGTGCAAAAATTTGTAGGTATTATGCAGATAATATTGAAGAATTATTAGCAGATATAACTGTAAAAACAGAAGCGAAAAAAAGTTATGTTACTTTTAAACCTTTGGGAGTTATCTTGGCTGTAATGCCTTGGAATTTTCCTTTTTATCAAGTAATACGTTTTGCTATACCAGTTGTTACGACAGGGAATACTGGGATTTTAAAACATGCTTCGAATGTGCAAGGTTGTGCTTTTGCTTTGGAAAATGCATTTAAAAAAGCAGGTTTTCCAGAAGGAGTTTTTACCAACTTAAATTTAGATTCTAAAGACATTAAAGAAATTATTGAAGATAAGAATATTGTTGCAGTAACGTTAACAGGAAGCGAACCTGCAGGACGTTCTGTTGCAAAAATTGCCGGAGAAAATTTAAAGAAAACCGTTTTAGAATTAGGTGGAAGTGATGCATACATCATTCTGGAAGATGCAGATTTAGAAAAAGCGACAGATTTAGCAACTTACGGACGTTTACAAAATAACGGGCAAACTTGTATTGCTGCAAAGCGTTTTATTGTTTTGGAAGAGATTTATGATGATTTCCTAAAGCTCTTCACACAAAAAATGAAAGATGCAAAAATGGGAGAACCTACCAATGAAGATGTTTATTATGGACCCATGGCTAGAGTAGATTTAAGAGATGAATTGCACGAACAAGTAGAAAAAACAATAAAAGAAGGAGGTAAATTGGTTTTAGGAGGTAAAATTCCTGACAGAAAGGGCGCTTATTATCCTGCAACAATTTTGGCAGACCTAAAAGCTGGAATGACAGGTTTTGATGAAGAACTTTTTGGTCCAGTGGCTTCTGTAATTAAAGTGAAAACCGAAGAAGAAGCAATAGAATTGGCAAATAATTCCACATTTGGTTTAGGTTCTGGTGTAATTACAGGCAATTCTAAAAGAGGAGAAAATGTGGCTTTACAATTAGAAGCTGGAAATAGTTTTGTAAACAAATTAGTGGTTTCTGACCCAAGATTGCCTTTTGGTGGAATTAAAAATTCGGGTTATGGAAGAGAACTTTCTGGGTATGGAATTCGTGAATTTGTAAATATAAAATCAATTTGGATTGATTAA
- a CDS encoding cold-shock protein — MSKGTVKFFNETKGFGFITEEGVEKDHFVHVSGLVDEIREGDAVEFDLQEGNKGLNAVNVKVI, encoded by the coding sequence ATGAGTAAAGGTACAGTAAAGTTTTTCAACGAAACTAAAGGTTTTGGATTTATCACTGAAGAAGGAGTTGAAAAAGATCATTTCGTACATGTTTCTGGTTTAGTAGACGAGATTCGTGAAGGAGATGCAGTTGAATTTGATTTGCAAGAAGGTAACAAAGGTTTAAACGCAGTAAACGTTAAAGTTATCTAA
- a CDS encoding VOC family protein translates to MKFKPGINHIEFWVSDLEESVKFYNGFLKIIGWKQTNEKSFTNGNIEIYLNEVKKIKKTKSLGIRHLCFQAVKKEQVDLVYEYLSKEQSKIIRKPMFMGYSKEYYTVDFFDPDGQILEVAHTPNMSFE, encoded by the coding sequence ATGAAATTTAAACCAGGAATTAACCACATTGAATTTTGGGTTTCTGACCTAGAAGAATCTGTAAAATTCTATAATGGATTTCTTAAAATAATTGGCTGGAAGCAGACTAATGAAAAATCTTTTACAAATGGTAATATAGAAATCTATTTAAATGAAGTGAAAAAGATAAAAAAAACAAAAAGTCTTGGTATAAGGCATTTATGTTTTCAAGCTGTAAAAAAAGAACAAGTTGACTTGGTTTATGAATATTTATCAAAAGAACAATCTAAAATTATTCGAAAGCCTATGTTTATGGGATATTCTAAAGAATACTATACAGTGGATTTTTTTGACCCTGATGGTCAAATTTTAGAAGTGGCACATACTCCAAATATGAGTTTTGAATAA
- a CDS encoding DEAD/DEAH box helicase, translating to MANHKKDQQDILDKLNIKQLNPMQIEATAVIQKTNNIILLSPTGTGKTLAFLLPIIKNLDPENTDIQVLILVPSRELAIQIEQVVRGMGSGYKVNAVYGGRPMSKDKIELKHVPAILIGTPGRISDHFANQRFTRESIKTLVLDEFDKSLEVGFEYEMRQIIRNLPAVSKRVLTSATQGVTIPDFVGLKEPRTINYLKGKKVSKLEIKTVISPAKNKLNTLLHLLNHLGNQQGIIFCNLKDSINNVSIFLENKNIKHGCFSGGMEQKDRERSLIKFSNGTNQILIATDLAARGIDVPEMNYIIHYELPQALEEFTHRNGRTARVSAEGIAYVIKWKDQLLPEFIKDAEIVDISKQAERKAPYWETVFISGGRKDKISKGDIAGLFIKQGKLKREQLGAIDLKQDCAFVAVPLTLAEGLVEKLNNSRLKKKKVRMYIV from the coding sequence ATGGCAAATCATAAAAAAGATCAACAAGATATTTTAGATAAATTGAATATAAAACAGCTAAATCCTATGCAAATAGAAGCGACTGCTGTTATTCAAAAGACAAATAATATCATTCTACTTTCTCCAACAGGAACAGGAAAAACATTGGCTTTTTTATTACCAATTATTAAAAATTTAGATCCTGAAAATACAGATATTCAAGTACTTATTTTAGTTCCCTCAAGAGAATTGGCAATTCAAATAGAACAAGTGGTTCGTGGAATGGGTTCTGGTTACAAAGTAAATGCAGTTTATGGTGGAAGACCCATGTCTAAAGATAAAATAGAATTAAAACACGTACCTGCAATTTTAATTGGAACTCCAGGAAGAATTTCCGATCATTTTGCCAACCAACGTTTTACAAGAGAAAGTATAAAAACCTTGGTTTTAGATGAGTTTGATAAGTCTTTAGAAGTTGGTTTCGAATATGAAATGAGACAAATTATAAGAAATTTACCTGCTGTAAGTAAACGCGTTTTAACCTCTGCAACACAGGGAGTTACCATACCAGATTTTGTTGGTTTAAAAGAGCCAAGAACCATTAATTATTTAAAAGGAAAAAAGGTTTCTAAATTAGAAATAAAAACGGTTATTTCTCCAGCAAAAAACAAACTAAATACACTTTTACATTTATTAAATCATTTGGGAAATCAGCAAGGAATTATCTTTTGTAATTTAAAAGATAGTATTAATAATGTGAGTATTTTTTTAGAGAACAAAAATATTAAACATGGTTGTTTTAGTGGAGGAATGGAGCAAAAAGACAGAGAACGTTCTTTAATAAAATTCAGTAATGGAACCAACCAAATTTTAATTGCGACAGATTTGGCAGCAAGAGGAATAGATGTTCCTGAAATGAATTACATTATTCATTACGAATTACCACAAGCTTTAGAAGAGTTTACGCACAGAAATGGGCGTACAGCAAGGGTTTCAGCAGAAGGTATTGCCTATGTAATTAAATGGAAAGACCAATTACTACCAGAATTTATTAAAGATGCAGAAATTGTAGATATTTCGAAACAAGCAGAAAGAAAAGCACCTTATTGGGAAACTGTATTTATTTCTGGTGGAAGAAAAGATAAGATTTCAAAAGGAGATATTGCTGGCTTATTTATTAAACAAGGGAAATTAAAAAGAGAGCAATTAGGAGCAATCGATTTAAAACAAGATTGTGCTTTTGTAGCAGTTCCATTAACTTTAGCAGAAGGTTTGGTTGAAAAATTAAACAATTCTCGTTTAAAGAAAAAGAAAGTTAGAATGTATATTGTTTAA
- a CDS encoding DMT family transporter: MWMYLGLLAALFLGLHNLCKKHAVQGNEVFPVLLGTLLSGFLLFIPFFIGSKYNSEYFKEIGFYITNLPWQTHGFIFIKSIIMAASWILAYAALKHLPLTIVTPIRSAGPFFTFIGAILIYNEQPNSFQWIGFFLIIFSVLLYSKIGKKEGIIFKKNKWILAIIGATFLGASSGLYDKFLIQNLVLNPQTLQFWFCFYTILILLIILLITWFPYAEKRKAFKFRWTIIAVGVLLQTADYFYFKALQDPEALIMLLSAIKRSQILIAVVVGGLIFKEQNKRKKLVPLFGILLGVFLILYS; encoded by the coding sequence ATGTGGATGTATTTAGGCTTATTAGCCGCACTTTTCTTAGGATTACACAATTTGTGTAAAAAACATGCTGTGCAAGGAAATGAAGTATTTCCAGTACTTTTGGGAACTTTACTTTCTGGTTTCTTGCTATTTATTCCGTTTTTTATTGGCTCTAAATACAATTCTGAATATTTTAAAGAAATAGGGTTTTATATTACCAATCTTCCATGGCAAACGCATGGTTTTATTTTTATAAAATCGATAATAATGGCTGCTTCTTGGATTTTAGCCTATGCAGCTTTAAAACATTTGCCATTAACAATTGTCACTCCAATTCGTTCTGCTGGACCTTTTTTTACATTTATTGGTGCGATTTTAATTTATAACGAACAGCCGAATTCTTTTCAATGGATTGGTTTTTTCTTGATAATTTTTTCAGTATTACTTTACTCTAAAATCGGAAAAAAAGAAGGCATTATCTTTAAAAAAAATAAATGGATTTTAGCCATTATTGGGGCTACTTTTTTAGGAGCTTCTAGTGGTTTGTATGACAAGTTTTTAATTCAGAATTTAGTATTAAACCCACAAACTTTACAGTTTTGGTTTTGTTTTTATACGATTTTAATTCTATTGATAATTTTATTAATCACGTGGTTTCCTTATGCTGAAAAGCGAAAAGCATTTAAATTTAGGTGGACAATTATTGCTGTTGGCGTTTTATTACAAACTGCGGATTATTTCTATTTTAAGGCCTTACAAGACCCAGAAGCATTAATTATGTTATTATCTGCGATAAAGAGAAGTCAAATTTTAATCGCAGTTGTTGTTGGAGGTTTGATTTTTAAAGAACAAAATAAGCGTAAAAAATTAGTACCACTATTTGGGATTTTATTAGGTGTGTTTTTGATTTTGTATTCGTAA
- a CDS encoding thiamine phosphate synthase: MTIPKLHFIVEGKTSREILEKIQKACTSGAELVQLNLENVFKKQLLEVAKEARKITAHFQTRFIIKEHYKIAKEVKADGVHFENTNSYSTSVRIYLYTWQIVGGTANSLQECQKLIKNEFDYVILSPFRNSSLENKQTKVLGLAGFYTIIDVLKTETPILGFGDIATKDVPEILETGISGVAVSKAIANNFDSIKEFNLLLKASVVDEKRHTF; this comes from the coding sequence ATGACCATTCCAAAATTACATTTTATTGTTGAAGGAAAAACTTCTAGAGAGATTTTAGAAAAAATTCAAAAAGCTTGTACTTCTGGTGCTGAATTGGTACAATTGAACTTGGAAAATGTTTTTAAAAAGCAACTTTTAGAAGTGGCAAAAGAAGCTCGCAAGATAACGGCTCATTTTCAAACGCGTTTCATTATAAAAGAACATTATAAAATAGCCAAAGAAGTAAAAGCAGATGGTGTACATTTCGAAAATACAAACTCCTACTCGACTTCTGTGAGAATTTACTTATACACTTGGCAAATTGTTGGAGGAACTGCCAATAGTTTACAAGAATGCCAAAAATTAATTAAAAACGAGTTCGATTATGTTATTTTAAGTCCTTTTAGGAATTCATCTTTAGAAAATAAACAAACCAAAGTTTTAGGTTTGGCTGGTTTTTATACAATTATTGATGTTTTAAAAACGGAAACTCCTATTCTTGGTTTTGGAGACATTGCCACAAAAGATGTGCCCGAAATTTTAGAAACGGGTATTTCTGGAGTTGCAGTTTCTAAAGCAATTGCCAATAATTTTGATAGTATTAAAGAATTTAATTTGTTATTAAAAGCTTCTGTTGTAGATGAGAAGCGACATACTTTTTAA